Proteins encoded in a region of the Benincasa hispida cultivar B227 chromosome 2, ASM972705v1, whole genome shotgun sequence genome:
- the LOC120071158 gene encoding serine-threonine kinase receptor-associated protein-like, translating to MDKKRVAIPLVCHGHSRPVVDLCYSPVTPDGFFLISASKDSNPMLRNGETGDWIGTFEGHKGAVWSCCLDTNALRAATGSADFSAKVWDALTGDVLHSFEHKHIVRACSFSEDTHLLLTGGLEKVLRIYDLNRPDAPPREVDKSPGSVRTVTWLHSDQTILSSCTDMGGVRLWDVRSGQIVQTLETKSSVTSAEVSQDGRYITTADGSTVKFWDANHFGLVKSYNMPCTVESASLEPKYGMKFIAGGEDMWIHVFDFHSGDEIACNKGHHGPVHCLRFAPGGESYASGSEDGTIRIWQTGPLTHDDSDEAALVNGSIGKVKVSADEVSRKIEGFNIADEGKGREKEKEETGNE from the exons ATGGATAAGAAGAGAGTGGCTATTCCTCTCGTTTGCCATGGCCATTCTCGACCGGTTGTGGATCTATGTTATAGCCCTGTTACGCCCGATGGATTCTTCCTCATCAGTGCCAGCAAGG ATTCCAATCCCATGCTCAGAAATGGAGAAACTGGCGATTGGATTGGTACATTTGAAGGTCACAAAGGCGCAGTTTGGAGTTGTTGCCTGGACACCAATGCTTTACGTGCTGCCACTGGTTCTGCTGATTTTTCAGC GAAAGTATGGGATGCATTAACTGGAGATGTACTGCACTCATTTGAGCACAAGCATATTGTTCGTGCCTGTTCCTTTTCAGAG GATACACACCTTTTATTGACCGGTGGTTTAGAGAAAGTACTACGTATATATGATTTGAATCGTCCAGATGCACCTCCAAGAGAAGTGGATAAATCCCCTGGTTCAGTCAGAACTGTTACATGGCTTCACAGCGATCAGACCATACTAAGTTCTTGCACTGACATGGGAGGTGTCAG GTTATGGGATGTAAGAAGTGGCCAAATAGTTCAAACACTTGAAACCAAGTCATCAGTGACCAGTGCAGAAGTTAGTCAGGATGGACGCTATATCACAACTGCTGATGGATCTACTGTTAAATTTTGGGATGCAAATCA CTTTGGCTTAGTCAAGAGTTACAACATGCCTTGCACTGTAGAATCTGCTTCCTTGGAACCGAAGTACGGGATGAAGTTCATTGCCGGTGGAGAGGACATGTGGATCCATGTATTTGATTTTCATTCTGGTGATGAGATTG CATGTAATAAGGGTCATCACGGACCTGTACATTGCTTGCGCTTCGCGCCCGGAGGGGAATCCTATGCCTCTGGATCTGAGGATGGAACCATTAGGATATGGCAGACTGGTCCTTTAACACATGATGACTCAGATGAAGCCGCCTTGGTCAATGGATCTATTGGAAAAGTAAAGGTAAGTGCAGATGAGGTTTCACGCAAGATCGAGGGGTTCAACATTGCAGACGAGGGGAAGGGCagagagaaggagaaggaggagacaggaaatgagtga